One Hemibagrus wyckioides isolate EC202008001 linkage group LG09, SWU_Hwy_1.0, whole genome shotgun sequence DNA segment encodes these proteins:
- the grem1b gene encoding gremlin-1 gives MSRLGQFTCAVLLLSVFVSCAAETRATQGAIPNPGKSKPNESERRQSGSSSSSSSSSTGRGRGSSSSAEEVLESSQEALHVTERRYLKRDWCKTQPLKQTLHEEGCVSITILNRFCYGQCNSFYIPRHVRREEGAFQSCSFCKPRRFTTMTYTLTCPDLQPPTRKKRVQRVKQCRCISIDLD, from the coding sequence ATGAGCAGATTGGGGCAGTTCACGTGTGCCGTGCTCTTGCTGTCGGTTTTTGTATCCTGTGCAGCAGAAACCAGAGCCACACAGGGCGCTATACCTAATCCGGGCAAAAGCAAACCAAACGAGTCGGAGCGACGACAGAGCGGCTCTTCCTCATCGTCATCATCCTCATCGACGGGCAGAGGTAGAGGCTCGTCTTCCTCTGCAGAAGAGGTGCTGGAGTCAAGTCAGGAGGCGCTGCATGTGACCGAGCGCCGATACCTGAAGCGCGACTGGTGCAAGACACAGCCGCTGAAGCAGACCCTGCATGAGGAAGGCTGCGTGAGCATCACCATCCTCAATCGCTTTTGCTACGGCCAATGCAACTCCTTCTACATCCCGCGCCATGTGCGCCGAGAGGAGGGAGCCTTCCAGTCGTGCTCGTTCTGCAAGCCCAGGCGCTTCACCACCATGACCTACACGCTGACCTGCCCTGACCTGCAGCCGCCCACCCGCAAGAAGCGCGTGCAGCGCGTCAAGCAGTGCCGCTGCATCTCCATCGACCTGGACTGA
- the arhgap11a gene encoding rho GTPase-activating protein 11A isoform X1: MKTAERNVVRLAVVQHLRKTYAIKTKNWNKCKSSKSTPGNGTKVFGIALESLPHCHVLDYGDIPCFLVDACTCLLGHLETEGLFRKSGSIVRVKALRVKLDQAEECLSTALPSDVAGLLKQFFREMPEPLLATDLQSSFLKAQELPTSEERTSATLLLSCVLPHENLNTLRYFSSFLKRVSQRSAENKMDSSNLSVIFAPNLFLWGDGTDKVNASTEKRLKLQAAVVQCFIENAQDLGVVPEFLMAKVPAMLGCESGVFSPSDATEEGSTPSGVKRCRRSLGDMVNGALTRLKSNRTPSNTPQLDATVISTGTPVGTPKRKLPLESGHSYGFSNKKRKSIKNIGLDLLPTAFFGGTSTPGSVHSASGTLDSFSSPSVSKSSRLTASSARRKSKRLNYRNINRVESGKSGCFSPRVAKKETTRKSLRLRFSLGKTSRDCSVISNSLPVPKGSEVIGWRLATQESVTSFHFKDAAFSPAVLTNSTSQGTKYISKSEDNLLTPREVEEPRTSWSRKTLDEITEHSFSDTPMKAYLSYRSEPTIVISKPAVTSTIPSLCCATSAESSASSESFQEEGSLAAPNLLQATGAFVVSDSKSPTTDRDGPKDKTEEPSGAEDILSSSYSSSILQNSGELKKNVETPQKVLKDNDHNNFGQAEFVPLSPLHIDSTLFEAAESSDLVKYISVSAEKASESSDNDNSSLFRDTSPTSADCSQLIDALDIQSPVAFRLNSSITVQSTPFSGKEQAKELDTLQSEKKALKEPLLLGKTSKSSQHGSTLGSKCQMKVADHVQHFNMLTINSPKVKARSPLKFQRTPVLQSVRRFNSLNERKEARSGWCATRQGSTITKAVGIKSGQFNKSQQHPQHCEVFCSPPDDAEVSLKPNLLVSPQKHANSRHSALGDLTNTVAPKTKGTGLSTKSGVSEAAKSVIVQESEKAYRGSPKNPLTTGILLSALKPIDL; the protein is encoded by the exons ATGAAGACCGCGGAGAGAAATGTGGTGCGTCTTGCAGTTGTGCAGCACCTTCGCAAAACCTACGCCATCAAGACGAAGAACTGGAACAAATGCAAAAGCAGCAAGAGCACACCAGGCAATGGG ACAAAGGTCTTTGGCATTGCTTTAGAGAGTCTACCACATTGTCATGTGCTAGACTATGGAGATATACCCTG CTTCCTTGTGGATGCCTGTACATGCCTTCTGGGACATTTGGAAACAGAGGGCCTGTTTAGAAAATCAGGTTCTATTGTTCGTGTGAAGGCGCTTAGG GTGAAGTTGGATCAGGCAGAAGAGTGCCTGTCCACTGCGCTGCCCTCAGATGTAGCCGGACTCCTCAAGCAGTTCTTCAGGGAGATGCCTGAGCCTCTTTTGGCCACAGACCTACAGAGCAGCTTTCTGAAAGCCCAGGAGCTGCCCACCTCGGAGGAGAGGACATCAGCAACCCTCCTGCTGTCTTGTGTGTTGCCTCATGAGAATTTAAACACTCTGCGCTACTTCTCCAGCTTCCTAAAAAGGGTTTCTCAGAG ATCTGCTGAAAACAAGATGGACAGTAGCAATCTTTCTGTCATTTTTGCGCCGAACCTCTTTCTCTGGGGGGATGGAACAGACAAAGTAAATGCCAGCACAGAGAAGAGACTAAAGCTTCAAGCTGCTGTGGTGCAGTGCTTTATTGAAAACGCTCAGGATCTAG GTGTGGTACCTGAGTTCCTTATGGCCAAAGTTCCAGCCATGCTAGGCTGTGAATCCGGAGTGTTTTCCCCTTCGGATGCTACCGAGGAGGGAAGTACACCCTCGGGCGTAAAGAGGTGCAGGCGCAGTTTAGGAG ATATGGTAAATGGAGCTCTGACTAGGTTAAAAAGTAATAGAACCCCTTCAAATACACCTCAGCTTGATGCAACAG TCATTTCCACTGGTACCCCTGTTGGAACCCCTAAGCGCAAACTGCCCCTAGAGTCAGGACACAGTTATGGATTCTCCAACAAAAAGCGCAAGTCGATCAAGAACATTGGGCTGGACCTTCTGCCAACTGCCTTTTTTGGAGGAACCTCCACACCTGGATCAG TCCACAGTGCCTCAGGAACCCTGGATTCATTTAGCTCGCCCTCAGTCAGTAAAAGTAGCCGCCTGACTGCCAGCTCGGCAAGAAGAAAGAGCAAAAGATTGAACTACAGAAACATTAACAG AGTTGAATCAGGAAAGTCCGGCTGCTTTTCTCCAAGGGTGGCCAAAAAAGAGACCACGAGAAAGTCTTTGCGTCTGCGCTTCAGCCTTGGGAAAACCAGCAGAGATTGT AGTGTCATTTCAAATTCTCTACCGGTGCCAAAGGGGTCAGAGGTCATTGGCTGGCGCCTAGCGACACAAGAGAGTGTCACCAGTTTTCACTTCAAAGACGCTGCATTTAGTCCAGCTGTACTGACAAACAGTACTTCACAAG GAACCAAATACATCAGTAAATCCGAAGACAACCTGCTGACCCCTCGTGAGGTGGAAGAGCCCAGGACGTCCTGGAGTAGGAAGACTCTAGACGAAATCACTGAGCACTCTTTCTCTGACACGCCAATGAAAGCATACCTCAGCTACCGTTCAGAGCCAACCATTGTCATCAGCAAACCAGCTGTAACCAGCACTATTCCGAGTCTCTGCTGTGCTACTAGTGCCGAGAGCTCAGCTAGCTCTGAGTCTTTCCAAGAAGAAGGCTCTCTGGCAGCTCCTAATCTTCTGCAGGCCACTGGAGCTTTTGTAGTATCTGACAGTAAGAGTCCTACTACAGACAGAGATGGACCCAAAGACAAAACAGAGGAACCTTCGGGTGCAGAAGACATCCTTTCTTCTTCATATTCCTCTTCAATTTTACAAAATTCAGGTGAACTAAAGAAAAATGTTGAAACACCACAAAAAGTTTTGAAGGATAATGATCATAATAATTTTGGACAAGCGGAATTTGTTCCTTTGTCTCCTCTGCATATAGACAGTACTCTGTTTGAAGCTGCAGAGAGTTCAGATTTGGTGAAGTACATCTCTGTGAGTGCTGAGAAGGCCTCTGAGAGTTCTGACAATGATAACAGTTCGCTGTTTAGAGACACCTCACCAACTTCTGCAGACTGTAGCCAGCTGATTGATGCCCTTGACATTCAAAGTCCTGTGGCTTTCAGGCTCAACAGCTCAATCACAGTTCAGTCTACACCATTTTCAGGAAAAGAGCAAGCAAAGGAACTTGATACCCTGCAGTCTGAAAAGAAGGCTCTGAAAGAGCCACTGTTGTTGGGAAAGACTTCCAAGTCTAGTCAGCATGGATCTACACTTGGTTCCAAGTGTCAAATGAAAGTGGCTGACCATGTCCAACATTTCAACATGCTGACAATCAATTCGCCCAAAGTCAAAGCCCGATCGCCTTTAAAGTTCCAACGAACACCTGTACTGCAGTCAGTCCGGAGGTTCAACTCTCTGAACGAGAGGAAAGAAGCCAGGTCTGGATGGTGTGCTACACGTCAAGGTTCAACCATAACTAAAGCAGTTGGTATAAAAAGTGGCCAGTTCAATAAATCTCAACAGCATCCTCAACACTGTGAGGTCTTCTGCTCACCTCCTGATGATGCTGAAGTTTCTTTAAAGCCAAATCTACTAGTGTCTCCACAAAAGCATGCCAACAGTAGGCATAGTGCTTTGGGAGATTTAACTAATACAGTAGCACCCAAGACAAAGGGCACTGGATTGTCCACCAAATCTGGCGTATCTGAAGCAGCCAAGTCTGTTATAGTGCAAGAATCTGAGAAAGCATACAGAGGTTCACCCAAAAACCCCCTTACAACCGGCATACTTCTTTCTGCTTTGAAGCCTATAGATCTATAA
- the arhgap11a gene encoding rho GTPase-activating protein 11A isoform X2 has protein sequence MKTAERNVVRLAVVQHLRKTYAIKTKNWNKCKSSKSTPGNGTKVFGIALESLPHCHVLDYGDIPCFLVDACTCLLGHLETEGLFRKSGSIVRVKALRVKLDQAEECLSTALPSDVAGLLKQFFREMPEPLLATDLQSSFLKAQELPTSEERTSATLLLSCVLPHENLNTLRYFSSFLKRVSQRSAENKMDSSNLSVIFAPNLFLWGDGTDKVNASTEKRLKLQAAVVQCFIENAQDLGVVPEFLMAKVPAMLGCESGVFSPSDATEEGSTPSGVKRCRRSLGVISTGTPVGTPKRKLPLESGHSYGFSNKKRKSIKNIGLDLLPTAFFGGTSTPGSVHSASGTLDSFSSPSVSKSSRLTASSARRKSKRLNYRNINRVESGKSGCFSPRVAKKETTRKSLRLRFSLGKTSRDCSVISNSLPVPKGSEVIGWRLATQESVTSFHFKDAAFSPAVLTNSTSQGTKYISKSEDNLLTPREVEEPRTSWSRKTLDEITEHSFSDTPMKAYLSYRSEPTIVISKPAVTSTIPSLCCATSAESSASSESFQEEGSLAAPNLLQATGAFVVSDSKSPTTDRDGPKDKTEEPSGAEDILSSSYSSSILQNSGELKKNVETPQKVLKDNDHNNFGQAEFVPLSPLHIDSTLFEAAESSDLVKYISVSAEKASESSDNDNSSLFRDTSPTSADCSQLIDALDIQSPVAFRLNSSITVQSTPFSGKEQAKELDTLQSEKKALKEPLLLGKTSKSSQHGSTLGSKCQMKVADHVQHFNMLTINSPKVKARSPLKFQRTPVLQSVRRFNSLNERKEARSGWCATRQGSTITKAVGIKSGQFNKSQQHPQHCEVFCSPPDDAEVSLKPNLLVSPQKHANSRHSALGDLTNTVAPKTKGTGLSTKSGVSEAAKSVIVQESEKAYRGSPKNPLTTGILLSALKPIDL, from the exons ATGAAGACCGCGGAGAGAAATGTGGTGCGTCTTGCAGTTGTGCAGCACCTTCGCAAAACCTACGCCATCAAGACGAAGAACTGGAACAAATGCAAAAGCAGCAAGAGCACACCAGGCAATGGG ACAAAGGTCTTTGGCATTGCTTTAGAGAGTCTACCACATTGTCATGTGCTAGACTATGGAGATATACCCTG CTTCCTTGTGGATGCCTGTACATGCCTTCTGGGACATTTGGAAACAGAGGGCCTGTTTAGAAAATCAGGTTCTATTGTTCGTGTGAAGGCGCTTAGG GTGAAGTTGGATCAGGCAGAAGAGTGCCTGTCCACTGCGCTGCCCTCAGATGTAGCCGGACTCCTCAAGCAGTTCTTCAGGGAGATGCCTGAGCCTCTTTTGGCCACAGACCTACAGAGCAGCTTTCTGAAAGCCCAGGAGCTGCCCACCTCGGAGGAGAGGACATCAGCAACCCTCCTGCTGTCTTGTGTGTTGCCTCATGAGAATTTAAACACTCTGCGCTACTTCTCCAGCTTCCTAAAAAGGGTTTCTCAGAG ATCTGCTGAAAACAAGATGGACAGTAGCAATCTTTCTGTCATTTTTGCGCCGAACCTCTTTCTCTGGGGGGATGGAACAGACAAAGTAAATGCCAGCACAGAGAAGAGACTAAAGCTTCAAGCTGCTGTGGTGCAGTGCTTTATTGAAAACGCTCAGGATCTAG GTGTGGTACCTGAGTTCCTTATGGCCAAAGTTCCAGCCATGCTAGGCTGTGAATCCGGAGTGTTTTCCCCTTCGGATGCTACCGAGGAGGGAAGTACACCCTCGGGCGTAAAGAGGTGCAGGCGCAGTTTAGGAG TCATTTCCACTGGTACCCCTGTTGGAACCCCTAAGCGCAAACTGCCCCTAGAGTCAGGACACAGTTATGGATTCTCCAACAAAAAGCGCAAGTCGATCAAGAACATTGGGCTGGACCTTCTGCCAACTGCCTTTTTTGGAGGAACCTCCACACCTGGATCAG TCCACAGTGCCTCAGGAACCCTGGATTCATTTAGCTCGCCCTCAGTCAGTAAAAGTAGCCGCCTGACTGCCAGCTCGGCAAGAAGAAAGAGCAAAAGATTGAACTACAGAAACATTAACAG AGTTGAATCAGGAAAGTCCGGCTGCTTTTCTCCAAGGGTGGCCAAAAAAGAGACCACGAGAAAGTCTTTGCGTCTGCGCTTCAGCCTTGGGAAAACCAGCAGAGATTGT AGTGTCATTTCAAATTCTCTACCGGTGCCAAAGGGGTCAGAGGTCATTGGCTGGCGCCTAGCGACACAAGAGAGTGTCACCAGTTTTCACTTCAAAGACGCTGCATTTAGTCCAGCTGTACTGACAAACAGTACTTCACAAG GAACCAAATACATCAGTAAATCCGAAGACAACCTGCTGACCCCTCGTGAGGTGGAAGAGCCCAGGACGTCCTGGAGTAGGAAGACTCTAGACGAAATCACTGAGCACTCTTTCTCTGACACGCCAATGAAAGCATACCTCAGCTACCGTTCAGAGCCAACCATTGTCATCAGCAAACCAGCTGTAACCAGCACTATTCCGAGTCTCTGCTGTGCTACTAGTGCCGAGAGCTCAGCTAGCTCTGAGTCTTTCCAAGAAGAAGGCTCTCTGGCAGCTCCTAATCTTCTGCAGGCCACTGGAGCTTTTGTAGTATCTGACAGTAAGAGTCCTACTACAGACAGAGATGGACCCAAAGACAAAACAGAGGAACCTTCGGGTGCAGAAGACATCCTTTCTTCTTCATATTCCTCTTCAATTTTACAAAATTCAGGTGAACTAAAGAAAAATGTTGAAACACCACAAAAAGTTTTGAAGGATAATGATCATAATAATTTTGGACAAGCGGAATTTGTTCCTTTGTCTCCTCTGCATATAGACAGTACTCTGTTTGAAGCTGCAGAGAGTTCAGATTTGGTGAAGTACATCTCTGTGAGTGCTGAGAAGGCCTCTGAGAGTTCTGACAATGATAACAGTTCGCTGTTTAGAGACACCTCACCAACTTCTGCAGACTGTAGCCAGCTGATTGATGCCCTTGACATTCAAAGTCCTGTGGCTTTCAGGCTCAACAGCTCAATCACAGTTCAGTCTACACCATTTTCAGGAAAAGAGCAAGCAAAGGAACTTGATACCCTGCAGTCTGAAAAGAAGGCTCTGAAAGAGCCACTGTTGTTGGGAAAGACTTCCAAGTCTAGTCAGCATGGATCTACACTTGGTTCCAAGTGTCAAATGAAAGTGGCTGACCATGTCCAACATTTCAACATGCTGACAATCAATTCGCCCAAAGTCAAAGCCCGATCGCCTTTAAAGTTCCAACGAACACCTGTACTGCAGTCAGTCCGGAGGTTCAACTCTCTGAACGAGAGGAAAGAAGCCAGGTCTGGATGGTGTGCTACACGTCAAGGTTCAACCATAACTAAAGCAGTTGGTATAAAAAGTGGCCAGTTCAATAAATCTCAACAGCATCCTCAACACTGTGAGGTCTTCTGCTCACCTCCTGATGATGCTGAAGTTTCTTTAAAGCCAAATCTACTAGTGTCTCCACAAAAGCATGCCAACAGTAGGCATAGTGCTTTGGGAGATTTAACTAATACAGTAGCACCCAAGACAAAGGGCACTGGATTGTCCACCAAATCTGGCGTATCTGAAGCAGCCAAGTCTGTTATAGTGCAAGAATCTGAGAAAGCATACAGAGGTTCACCCAAAAACCCCCTTACAACCGGCATACTTCTTTCTGCTTTGAAGCCTATAGATCTATAA